A window from Drosophila subobscura isolate 14011-0131.10 chromosome O, UCBerk_Dsub_1.0, whole genome shotgun sequence encodes these proteins:
- the LOC117896766 gene encoding general transcription factor IIF subunit 1-like, with product MPGKHRKLKKRSSGAKRSQKSKVSTAASDAKASKYSAKAHKNSAKSNKDAKKASKNAVKAPKDAEKTHKDSANEFVIRVPKVRNQRCLMRFNNNLNVDFNKWRNVKMSRENNKSEDMIEEQKPTFGAGTSFNSKKTVPDKYRPEAQPWLLQVDGKMGKKFKGFRSGEVGANSAYYVFTQAPDGRFNAYPINEWYTFMPIERFTPLTTEEVEQEFSRREKTINFFNLMLRRRCRGEQEEGDADAAKLSQFASDKDDLKLKITDEVEWMDSADESDTDDEEHEKKMEQKDGLEGDENEGKEAKTKAKAKAKAKAKKAVDMKTFFEAFEESDDGDEEGREREYISSSSEDEPDPEEKVSKDLKSVAEEEALLKLLNSDDEEDDEESQTQIYERQESSEDEACKNPDVVEDESSSGSDIEPTDSTDSETDLSNGPPRKRVTFNEKEKRLLNAANKSPSSVAGTTKDAKKRNVAVMNSLDLAKPATTPPKRKEDSAQVEQSAIVLCKIDQYGVSEEAVIRYLKRKPMAATELLSRFRTKANTSDSKMRLVETMTKILKKINPVKTTIQGTLYFSIK from the exons ATGCCGGGTAAACATCGTAAACTTAAAAAG CGCTCAAGCGGTGCCAAAAGAAGCCAAAAGTCGAAAGTTTCAACTGCTGCATCAGATGCAAAAGCTTCTAAGTATTCAGCAAAGGCTCACAAGAACTCAGCAAAGTCTAACAAGGATGCAAAAAAGGCTTCCAAGAATGCAGTAAAGGCTCCTAAAGATGCAGAAAAGACTCACAAGGACTCCGCAAATGAGTTTGTAATTCGTGTACCAAAAGTGCGTAACCAGCGCTGTTTAATGCGCttcaataacaatttaaaCGTGGATTTCAACAAATGGCGCAATGTAAAAATGTCCCGGGAGAATAACAAGTCAGAGGACATGATCGAGGAGCAAAAGCCAACATTTGGCGCCGGCACATCATTCAATTCCAAAAAGACGGTGCCCGATAAGTACCGGCCAGAGGCACAGCCCTGGCTGCTGCAAGTCGATGggaaaatgggcaaaaaattTAAAGGCTTTCGTTCGGGAGAAGTGGGTGCGAATTCGGCATACTATGTGTTTACTCAAGCCCCAGATGGCAGATTCAATGCGTATCCCATTAATGAGTGGTACACATTCATGCCCATCGAACGCTTCACGCCCCTCACCACGGAGGAGGTGGAACAGGAGTTTAGTCGTCGCGAAAAGACGATTAATTTCTTCAATTTGATGCTGCGACGTCGCTGCCGCggcgagcaggaggagggggaTGCCGATGCGGCTAAGCTTAGTCAGTTCGCCTCAGACAAGGACGACCTCAAGCTGAAGATCACAGATGAGGTTGAGTGGATGGACTCCGCGGATGAGTCGGATACGGATGATGAAGAGCACGAGaagaaaatggaacaaaaagACGGACTCGAAGGGGATGAAAATGAAGGCAAGGAAGCCAAAACTAAGGCCAAAGCTAAGGCCAAGGCTAAGGCCAAAAAGGCAGTTGacatgaaaacatttttcgaGGCCTTTGAGGAGTCAGACGATGGTGACGAAGAGGGTCGTGAACGGGAATACATTTCTAGTTCCAGTGAAGA CGAACCTGATCCCGAGGAAAAGGTGAGCAAGGACCTGAAGAGCGTTGCTGAAGAGGAAGCACTACTGAAGCTGCTCAACTCGGACGACGAGGAAGATGATGAAGAGTCGCAGACTCAGATATACGAGAGACAGGAAAGCTCTGAAGATGAGGCATGCAAAAATCCTGATGTGGTGGAAGATGAAAGCAGCAGCGGATCAGATATAGAACCAACCGACAGCACGGACTCCGAAACGGATCTCAGCAATGGTCCACCACGCAAGAGGGTAACATTTAATGAGAAGGAGAAACGCCTGCTCAACGCGGCCAACAAGTCTCCCAGCAGTGTGGCAGGAACGACGAAAGATGCCAAAAAGCGGAATGTGGCTGTGATGAATAGTCTTGATCTAGCAAAGCCTGCCACTACTCCCCCCAAGCGCAAGGAAGACAGCGCACAGGTGGAACAGTCAGCCATCGTTTTGTGTAAAATTGA ccaATATGGCGTCAGTGAGGAGGCTGTGATCCGCTATCTAAAACGCAAGCCCATGGCGGCCACCGAGCTGCTCTCCCGTTTCCGCACCAAAGCGAACACCAGCGACTCGAAGATGCGACTGGTTGAGACCATGACCAAAATATTGAAGAAAATCAATCCCGTAAAGACTACCATACAGGGCACGCTATATTTTTCGATAAAGtag